The DNA sequence GCACGCAATCCGGCGATGGTGACGAAATTCCCGCCATCATCGATCTTGATGAGCAGGTCCTTGCCTTTCTGGGCGGTCATCGAAATGTCCTTTCAAACTCGTGGTTCGGAGTATCAGCGCCAGCCGGGATCACGGCTCGGTCACCGCACGAAACCTCAGCCGCGCCACATGCAGCCCGGTCCTGGACGCGCGGCGGCTGACCGTGCGTTCGTGGCGAAGGTTGATCAGCACTGCGCCGTCAAGCATCAGATCAGCATCATGGAGTGCTGCACGCACCGCGTCACCCAGCTCGACCGCCTGCTTGCGCCCGTTCTGTTTGGTCCAGGCCTCGATCTCGAAACGGTGCTGGCTGGCATCCGCATCACCGGTGGAGAAATCAGTTGTCGTGGTCTCGCCCAGCACCAGATAAGGCGGCTCGGCACGGGTGATCAGCCGGTCGAAAATCCGACCGGCTCCGATGATCGCGAGCACGTTCAGATCTGCTGCCAAACGCTCGATCACCGCTTGCTGCAATGCATTGGCACTCATGGCCGGGCCTCCTCGCAGTCGCAGACCAGATAGCGGCGGCTCTCTTCCGGATCGCGCAAACTGCGAATGAACAGCGTGCGATCCCGGTAGGCAAAGCGCATGGCGTGCCGGACATCGCCGCGATAGCGGATGGTGACCCGGTGGGTGATTGGTGCAGTGGCGGCACCGGCCTGTTCTTCAGCCTTTGCCCGCAGCGGTTCAATCCGTCCCCAAAGCTCTGCGAGCAGCGTCCAGCCCTCCGCAACACCACCCTGCCCGTCGGGCAGATCTGTCGGTGCTTCGAGCGCCAGCCGAGCGCTCAGGCGGCCGGGATCAACAAACAGCGAGGCCATCACAGAGCCCGCCTTTGCCAAGGCGCGATCAGCCGGTCGTAGCCCGCCGGAATGGAGGCCGGCTGCATGTCGGCGGTCACCGCACCGCGGAATTCATAAAGGTGCGCGGCATGTATGAGGATGGCCCGTTTGAGCTCCGGCGGCACTTCGTTCACCGAGCTGAAGCCCGCGGTAAACTCGATCTCGATGCCGTTGATCGGCGGCTCTGGCCGCGACCGTTCCCGCATCACCAGCCGCGCGGGCTTCGCCGTCGCATCTAGCAGCAGGCCAGTCAGATCCTGATCCTGCGCCACGCCATCGGCGTCATAAACCAGAATCGCATCAATGTTTTGAACCGGCGTTCTCATCAACTGAATCACCTCGCTCCGAGGCCAGTCATCGAGAAACAAACGGAACCCCTGGCTCATCAAAGCCACGCCGGTGACAGCTTCAAGATGGGCGCGAGCCACGCGGATCAGGCTTTCGAGAAGATCGTCTTCATCGCCCGCGTCGATGCGCAGATGCGCCTTCAACTCGGCAAGCGTCACCGGTTCCGCCAGCGGCGGATCGGTCTGAATCAGGGTCATGGCAGTCTCCGGCAATGAAGTATTTCGGGGGGCGTGTCCCTCCCCCGGAAGCCGGGAGAGGGTTAGTTTCGGCGGACCGAAAATTCCGTCAGGCGGCGAATTTCAGAAGCTTGATCGCCTCGAAATTCTGCACCCCGCCGCCCACGCGCTTGGTGGTGTAAAACAGCACATAGGGCTTGGCCGAATAGGGATCGCGCAGGATGCGAACCCCGGTGCGGTCAACCACCAGATAGCCGCGACGGAAATCACCAAAGGCGATCGACGCCGAGTCCGCGGCGATGTCGGGCATGTCCTCGGCCTCGACCACCGGAAAGCCCATCAGGGCTGCCTGCTGGCCCGCGCCCGCCGGCGGCGTCCAGAGATAGTTGCCGTCGGCATCCTTGAACTTGCGGATCTGGGCCTGGGTCTTGCGGTTCATCACGAAACGGCCGTTCTGGCGGTGCCCGGCCTTGAGCGCATAGATCAGCTCCACCAGCCGGTCGGAGGGATCAGCGCCAAAAGCGCCCGATGATCCGGTGGAGATATGGCCGAGATTGCCCCAGCTCCAGCTGTCATCGTCGACGCTCGGGTAATCGAGAAAGCCGCGCGGCTTGTTGGCGCCATCGCCATTGACGAAGGCCGCCCCCTCCTGCTCGGCAAACGCGGCTTCGACTTCGCTGGCGATCCAGCCCTCGATGTCGACAGCACTGTCCTCGATCAGCGAGGCGGTGGCAGCCGGCATGGCGTAGAGCTCCATGGTCGGAAACTGCAATTCCGCCAGTTGCGGTGCCGCCGTCTGCGGCCGTGCATCGGTCTCGCCAACCCAGCCGGTGGCCATACCGTCAAGCGCAAAGGGCTTTTTCAGCACAGCACCCGAGACCTGCCGCACCGTGGCCATCGAGCGGATCGGCGACAGCTCGGAGAGACGCCGGCCGATCTCGCTGTCGAGCTCGTCGGGCACCAGATAGCCGCCATCTGCATCACTGCCCGCCGACATGGCTTTGAGTTCAGATTGCCGCAACCCCGCCTCATCGCCGCGGCGCACATAGGCATCAAAAGCCTGCCGCACTGGCCCCGGCGCAGCGCTGCCGCCGCGTCCGAGATCAGGACGGGCACGCTTGACCAGCAACGCGTCGAGCGTCCGCTTCTGCTCGTCCAGCGCCGTGTCGATGCGCGCCATCTTTTCCTCGGTGATCACATCACCGCCGCCGCGCCGCTCGATCTCGGCCAACCGCTCGTCATTGGATTGCTTGTAGTGCTCAAACGCGGACATGAAGTCCTCGAAAGCGGCAGAGACGTCGGCATCGACGCTTTTGGTTTCGGGCGCTCGCCCGGTTTTGATCAGGGTGTTCATCGGTCGTCCTTTCAACAGATTGGGTTCGGTGGGCCGGGAAGTGCGAGACAACGCGCTTGTCAATGTGCGCATCTGGCGTTCCAGGCGTTTGAGATCCTCCGGCGCAGCGTCCTGCCTGTCCGAAAGCGCGCCAAAGCCACGGGCAATCAGCCCGCGCGCCTGGCGTCTGCTCAGCCCCGCATCCCGCGTGAGCCGGCGTTCGAGTTCACGCCGCGTCGGCGCCGGTGTTGCCTGCCCGAACCCTTTGACCGCGGTCACCCGCGCGCCCGGCTGCATCGGGAAGGTCACCACCGAAATCTCCCAGAGATCGGCGCTCAAAATCCGCCGCACCCCGACCTTGGCTTCATTGCGAGCGCGCAAGGTCTGAAACCCGATCGACAGCCCGTCGAGCGCGCCGGATTTCATCAGCTCATGGACTTCCCGGGCACGAGCCACGCCAAGCGCCAGCTTGCCCTCGACATGCAGCCCGCGACTGTCTTCGCGGATCGACAGCCAGCGGCCGATCGGCTGGTCCGGGTCGTGCTGGTAGAGCATGCGCACATCGCTGGCGCCGCGCCGCTTCAGCGACGCTGCAAAAGCGCCCGGCTCGATCACGTCACGGCCCAGATCAACCGCGCCAAACAGGCTGGCATAGCCCGAGAAACTGCCGTCGCCGCTGACGTCTTCCAGTGCCAGATCGACACGTTTGTGCTGCCGTCCGGATGCGCTCCAGTCGCTTGTCATGGTTTTGTCCTTGATGTTGTCGAAGTGTTTTCTGTCGCGCCGCGTGCAGCGTTTATGCTCTGGGGCCGCGCCCGGTTCGGTCGGCAATTCGCGCCAATGCGCCGAGCACCCACCAGGCGGTCATGCTGGCGGCGGCCGATCCGGTCAGCAGGGTTTCGGTCCTGGACAACAGCCCGCTCACCCCCATCCACTGCGCTAGCGCCACGCCTGCCGGAGCACCGAAAACCAGGCCGGAGACAATGCCGGCGA is a window from the Hoeflea sp. IMCC20628 genome containing:
- a CDS encoding phage major capsid protein; this encodes MNTLIKTGRAPETKSVDADVSAAFEDFMSAFEHYKQSNDERLAEIERRGGGDVITEEKMARIDTALDEQKRTLDALLVKRARPDLGRGGSAAPGPVRQAFDAYVRRGDEAGLRQSELKAMSAGSDADGGYLVPDELDSEIGRRLSELSPIRSMATVRQVSGAVLKKPFALDGMATGWVGETDARPQTAAPQLAELQFPTMELYAMPAATASLIEDSAVDIEGWIASEVEAAFAEQEGAAFVNGDGANKPRGFLDYPSVDDDSWSWGNLGHISTGSSGAFGADPSDRLVELIYALKAGHRQNGRFVMNRKTQAQIRKFKDADGNYLWTPPAGAGQQAALMGFPVVEAEDMPDIAADSASIAFGDFRRGYLVVDRTGVRILRDPYSAKPYVLFYTTKRVGGGVQNFEAIKLLKFAA
- a CDS encoding DUF3168 domain-containing protein, coding for MSANALQQAVIERLAADLNVLAIIGAGRIFDRLITRAEPPYLVLGETTTTDFSTGDADASQHRFEIEAWTKQNGRKQAVELGDAVRAALHDADLMLDGAVLINLRHERTVSRRASRTGLHVARLRFRAVTEP
- a CDS encoding head-tail connector protein, coding for MTLIQTDPPLAEPVTLAELKAHLRIDAGDEDDLLESLIRVARAHLEAVTGVALMSQGFRLFLDDWPRSEVIQLMRTPVQNIDAILVYDADGVAQDQDLTGLLLDATAKPARLVMRERSRPEPPINGIEIEFTAGFSSVNEVPPELKRAILIHAAHLYEFRGAVTADMQPASIPAGYDRLIAPWQRRAL
- a CDS encoding phage head closure protein yields the protein MASLFVDPGRLSARLALEAPTDLPDGQGGVAEGWTLLAELWGRIEPLRAKAEEQAGAATAPITHRVTIRYRGDVRHAMRFAYRDRTLFIRSLRDPEESRRYLVCDCEEARP